ATCATGGTAAAGCGTTCATTATTGGGGAAGTTTTAAAAGTAGTGCTGTCGCTGGTAATGATGCTTGCCGTATTCGCAGTTTGGCATCAGTCTTTGATATTCTTTCCGTTCTTGTTCGGATTGCTCGGTGTCAGCCATTTGGTTTTTTTAGTATTGTTGAGAGTGAAGCATTATGGCAGGTGACAAAATTACTGCTACTGATTACATCACGCACCACTTGCAAAGTTTGACCAGCCTTTCCGATGTCGCTAAAGGACAAGGCTTGGATAATATTGCTGATTTTTCTTTTATTAATATTGATGCAATATTTTTCTCTGTATTGTTGGGTGTAATCGGAAGTTTCCTACTTTTGCGTGGGGCCAGGAAGGCGACGGCGGGTGTGCCCGGGCGTTTTCAGGCTGCCGTCGAGATTTTGTTTGAGTTTGTGGATGATATGTGTAAAAGCATTATTCACAACGAGCAATCTCGAAAAGCCATTGCTCCGTTAGGCTTGACGCTGTTTGTATGGATTTTCCTGATGAATGCCATGGATATGCTGCCGGTCGATTTGTTCCCGTGGCTGTGGCAAAACATTATTACCGGTAACCATCATGCATTGTTGCGTATCGTACCGACCGCAGATTTGAATACTACATTAGCGTTGGCTATCGGCGTCTTGGTGATTTGTATTTTTTACAATATCAAAATCAAAGGTATCCGTGGTTGGATTCATGAGTTGTTCAGCGCTCCGTTCGGCGCCAAACTTGCTCCCGCCAACTTCCTTTTGAATCTGGTCGAATTCCTCTCTAAAACAGTTTCTCACGGTATGCGGTTGTTCGGTAACATGTATGCCGGCGAGCTGGTGTTCCTTCTGATTGCTTTGCTGGGTGGCGCTTGGGCGACATCTGGAAGCGTTGAAGTGTTGGATCCGATTCTGTTTGGTTTCCACATCCTTGCCGGATTGGCATGGGCGATTTTCCATATCTTGGTGATTACCCTGCAGGCATTTATCTTTATGGCCTTGGCGTTTGTCTATATCGGACAAGCTCATGATGCACATTAATTTATTAGGTAGTTTTTCATTAACTTTCTTTGTTTTCTCAAGGAGTAAAAAATGGGTTTGGTAGCAATTGCATGTGGTTTGATCGTAGCATTGGGTGCATTGGGTGCCTCTATCGGTATCGCAATGGTCGGTTCCAAATATCTGGAGTCTTCTGCTCGTCAACCTGAATTGATTGGTCCGCTGCAAACTAAATTGTTCCTGATTGCTGGTCTGATTGATGCCGCATTCCTGATTGGTGTGGCTATTGCACTGTTGTTCGCCTTCGTTAAACCATTTGGTGCATAATCAAACGGCGTGATCCGTCTAGGTACAGACTTCGGTCTGTTTGATTAACACTAGTACGAAGGTTAACTAACGTGAATATTAATGCAACCTTATTCGCTCAAATCATCGTCTTTTTCGGTTTGGTTTGGTTTACCATGAAATTCGTGTGGCCGCCAATCGCAAAAGCATTGGATGAGCGTGCCGCAAAAATTGCCGAAGGCTTGGCTGCTGCCGAGCGCGGTAAGAGCGATTTTGAACAGGCAGAGAAGAAAGTTGCAGAACTCTTGGCTGAAGGGCGTAACCAAGTTTCCGAAATGGTAGCAAACGCCGAAAAACGTGCCGCCAAAATCGTAGAAGAAGCGAAAGAGCAAGCTACTGTCGAGGCGGTGCGGATTACAGCACAAGCTAAAGCTGATGCCCAGCAAGAAATGAATCGTGCACGCGAAGTTTTGCGTGAACAAGTTGCTGCGTTGGCGGTTAAAGGTGCAGAGTCTATTTTGCGCAGTGAAGTAGATACTTCAAAACATGCGCAGCTGCTCAGCGCTTTAAAACAGGAGCTGTAATCTTATGGCTGAGTTCGCAACGATTGCCAGACCTTATGCGAAAGCATTGTTTAATCTGGCGCAGGAAAAAAACCAAATTGAGTCTTGGTTGGGCGGACTGGAAGAATTAGCCGCGGTTGTTCAAAATCAGAAAGTAATTTCTTTTCTTGAGCAACCTGAAATCAATACTTCTGAAAAGGTAAATGTACTTGCCGAACTCGTTGAATTAAAAAGTGATGAATTGAAGAATTTCATTACTGTTCTGGCAGAGCAAAAACGTTTGCCTGTATTGCCTGAAGTCTATGCTCAATATCAAGCTTTAACCTTGTCATTCAATCATACTAAGTCCGCTGTGATTTACAGTGCTTATCCATTGACTGAAGATCAATTGGCTGAGTTGGCTGAAATATTGAAAAAACGCTTCGACAGTAAGTTGCAGATTACAACTGAAGTCGCGCCTGAATTAATTGGCGGTGTCAAAGTTGAAGTGGGTGACCAGGTCTTGGATTTGTCGGTGCGGGGTAAATTGAATGCCCTGTATGCGACTATGACAAATTAGGAGAGTTTTCATGCAGCTTAATCCTGCTGAAATTAGCGATTTGATTAAAGCTAAAATTGAAAATCTGTCTGGAAATACAGAAGTACGTACCCGTGGTACGGTTATTTCTGTAACAGACGGTATTGTTCGTATTCATGGCTTGTCAGACGCAATGCAAGGTGAGATGCTCGAATTCCCGGGTAACACTTTCGGTTTGGCGATGAACTTGGAGCGCGACTCCGTCGGCGCCGTAGTGTTGGGTGAATACGAACATATTAAAGAAGGCGACACAGTTACTTGTACCGGTCGTATTTTGGAAGTACCTGTCGGTCGTGAGTTGGTTGGTCGCGTTGTAGATGCGCTGGGTCGCCCGATTGATGGCAAAGGTCCGATCAACACATCTTCCACAGCGCCAATCGAAAAAATTGCACCGGGTGTAATTGCCCGTAAATCAGTTGACCAACCTATGCAAACCGGTCTGAAGGCCATTGACTCAATGGTTCCGATTGGTCGCGGTCAACGTGAGCTGATCATTGGTGACCGTCAAACAGGTAAAACAGCCGTAGCATTGGATGCTATTGTCAACCAAAAAGGTACGGGCGTTATCTGTATTTATGTTGCAATCGGTCAAAAAGCATCTTCTATTGCCAACGTAGTACGCAAATTGGAAGAGCATGGCGCAATGGAGCACACTATTGTGGTTGCGGCGACTGCTTCTGAAGCTGCGGCTTTGCAATATATCGCACCTTATGCAGGTTGTACGATGGGCGAGTTTTTCCGCGACCGCGGTGAAGACGCATTGATTGTATATGATGACTTGTCCAAACAAGCTGTTGCTTACCGTCAAATTTCCCTGTTGCTGCGCCGTCCTCCCGGTCGTGAAGCATATCCTGGCGACGTTTTCTATCTTCACTCCCGCTTGTTGGAGCGTGCTGCCCGTGTAAATGAGCACGAGGTTGAAAAACTGACTAATGGCGAAGTGAAGGGCAAAACAGGCTCTCTGACTGCATTGCCGATTATTGAAACGCAAGCCGGCGACGTCTCTGCATTCGTACCGACAAACGTGATTTCGATTACCGACGGTCAGATTTTCTTGGAAACTGACTTGTTTAACGCCGGTATCCGTCCTGCGATTAATGCCGGTATTTCGGTATCGCGCGTAGGTGGTGCTGCGCAAACCAAAGTAATTAAAAAACTGGGTGGCGGTATCCGTTTGGCACTTGCCCAATATCGTGAGTTGGCAGCCTTCTCGCAATTTGCTTCCGATTTGGATGAAGCTACACGCAAACAGCTGCAACACGGTGAAGTGGTTACTGAATTGATGAAGCAAAAACAATTCAGCACTTTGGATACAGCTGAAATGGCTTTGACCTTGTGGGCCATTAATAATGGTTCTTACGAAGATGTACCGGTATCCAAGGCATTGGCTTTCGAAGCGGAATTTTTGAGCTTTGTACGCACTCAGCATCCTGGTGTTTTAGAAGCAATCAACGCATCAGGTGCGATGTCCGATGAAAGTGAAAAAGCATTGACCGAAGCCATGAATTCTTTCAAATCTTCTTATGCTTACCAAGCCTAAGAGCTGAAATGAAAGGAGTCTGAAATGGCAGTCGGAAAAGAGATTCTCACCAAGATCCGTAGTGTTCAAAATACCCAAAAGATCACTAAAGCGATGCAGATGGTGTCAACCTCTAAAATGCGGAAGACTCAGGAACGGATGCGCTTGGCGCGTCCGTATGCCGAAAAAGTGCGGACAGTTATGAGTCATTTGGCGCGAACTCATGAAGATCACGGTATTAAATTGTTGGCACCTCATCGTGAAACACGTCGGGTAGGTTTCATTTTAATCACCTCTGATAAAGGTCTTTGCGGTGGTTTGAACGCGAATGTTTTGAAGAAATTCTTAGCGCAAGTCCAAGAATACCAAGAACAAGGCATTGAAGTTGATGTCGTCTGTTTAGGTAGTAAAGGTTTGGCAGCTTGTCAAAATATCGGTTTGAACGTTATTGCCAGTGCGATTAATTTGGGTGATACCCCAAAAATGGAATTGCTGCTTGGTCCATTGACTGAAATCTTCCAACGTTACGAGAAGCATGAGTTAGATAAAATACATTTAGTATATTCGTGTTTTGTGAATACCATGCGTCAAGAACCACGATTGGAGGTTCTGCTGCCTATCGGCGAAAATGTGATAGAAGACGAGGAGAGTTATTCTTCATTCAGTTGGGAATACCGTTATGAGCCAAGTCCTGTCGCAGTGTTGGAATATCTGGTTCGCCGCTATTTAGAGTCTGTGGTTTACCAAGCATTGAGTGACAATATGGCATCTGAGCAAGCTGCGCGTATGGTGGCAATGAAAGCAGCCACCGACAATGCAGGCAATGCCATTAAAGAGTTGCGTTTGGTATATAACAAATCGCGTCAAGCTGCGATTACCACGGAATTGTCAGAAATTGTAGCAGGTGCAGCGGCAGTTTAATGTCGTCTGAAACCTGAACAGGAAATTAGGATACGATAATGAGCCAAGGCAAAATCGTACAAATTATTGGTGCGGTAGTTGACGTGGAGTTTCCGCGTGATGCCATTCCGCGTGTTTACGACGCCCTGAAATTGGATGCAAACGGCCTGACTTTGGAAGTGCAACAGCTTCTGGGTGACGGCGTAGTTCGTACTATTGCAATGGGTAGTTCGGATGGTTTGAAACGCGGCATGACTGTAAGCAATACAGGTGCGCCGATTACAGTACCGGTAGGTAAAGGTACTTTGGGACGTATTGTCGATGTATTGGGTACGCCTGTTGATGAAGCAGGTCCGATTGATACCGACAAACACCGTGCCATCCATCAGACAGCTCCGAAATTTGATGAACTGTCTGCGACTACTGAGCTGCTGGAAACCGGCATTAAAGTGATTGACTTGCTGTGTCCGTTTGCCAAAGGCGGTAAAGTAGGTCTGTTCGGTGGTGCCGGTGTAGGCAAAACCGTCAACATGATGGAATTAATTAACAACATCGCCAAAGCGCATAGCGGTTTGTCCGTGTTCGCAGGTGTGGGTGAGCGTACCCGTGAAGGTAATGACTTCTACCACGAGATGAAAGATTCCAACGTATTGGACAAAGTAGCGATGGTTTACGGTCAGATGAACGAACCCCCGGGTAACCGTCTGCGTGTAGCCTTGACCGGTTTGACGATGGCCGAATACTTCCGTGATGAAAAAGACGAAAGCGGCAAAGGCCGTGACGTATTGTTCTTCGTGGACAATATTTACCGTTACACCCTGGCCGGTACCGAAGTATCCGCATTGTTGGGTCGTATGCCTTCAGCAGTAGGTTACCAACCGACATTGGCTGAAGAAATGGGTCGTTTGCAAGAGCGTATTACCTCTACCCAAACAGGCTCCATTACTTCCATTCAAGCCGTATATGTACCTGCGGATGACTTGACTGACCCGTCTCCTGCAACGACATTTGCCCACTTGGACGCCACTGTCGTATTGAGCCGTGATATCGCCTCTTTGGGTATTTACCCCGCAGTTGACCCGCTCGATTCCACTTCGCGCCAACTGGATCCGATGGTATTGGGTCAAGAACACTATGATGTAGCCCGCGGCGTACAATCTACCTTGCAAAAATACAAAGAATTGCGCGATATTATTGCCATTCTGGGTATGGACGAATTGTCAGACGAAGATAAACTGACCGTGATGCGTGCGCGTAAGATCCAACGCTTCCTGTCGCAACCGTTCCACGTTGCCGAAGTATTTACCGGCTCTCCCGGCAAATATGTATCGCTGCGTGACACCATTGCCGGCTTTAAAGCTATCTTGAACGGTGAATACGATCATCTGCCTGAACAAGCTTTCTACATGGTAGGCGGTATCGAAGAAGCGGTCGAGAAAGCGAAAACCTTAAACTAAGGAGGTTGGCATGAGCATCATGCGAGTTGAAGTGGTAAGTAGCGAGCAGAACATCTATTCAGGCGAAGCCAGTTTTGTAGTGGTTCCAACTGTTCAAGGTGAGCTCGGTATTTATCCGCGACACGAGCCGATTATGAGTTTGGTACGTCCCGGTGCATTGCGTTTGACCGTGCCGGGCGAAGCCGAAGAAGTGCTTGTTGCAGTGTCCGGCGGAGTGCTGGAAGTGCAGCCCAACCAACTTACTGTGTTGGCGGATGTTGCCGTACGCAGTTCCGAGATGGATCGGGAGCGCGCGGAAGCTGCCAAGAAGGCGGCGGAAACCGGCATTTCTCAAGCCAAAGACGATAAATCGCTGGCTGAAGCACACAAAGCCTTGGCCGCAGCGATTGCCCAGCTCAAAACCTTGGATTATCTTCGTTCGCACAAAAACAAATAAGCAGATTTGCTTTACAAAAAGCACGGTTGATTACCGTGCTTTTTATTTTTTGGATTGACTGGAAAATATGAAAAA
The DNA window shown above is from Neisseria sicca and carries:
- a CDS encoding ATP synthase subunit I, with translation MKQILILQILVLAAVALISAAFSGLAGFWSAVAGGFSYLIPSAFAVLLLKLSKCNPLYHGKAFIIGEVLKVVLSLVMMLAVFAVWHQSLIFFPFLFGLLGVSHLVFLVLLRVKHYGR
- the atpD gene encoding F0F1 ATP synthase subunit beta encodes the protein MSQGKIVQIIGAVVDVEFPRDAIPRVYDALKLDANGLTLEVQQLLGDGVVRTIAMGSSDGLKRGMTVSNTGAPITVPVGKGTLGRIVDVLGTPVDEAGPIDTDKHRAIHQTAPKFDELSATTELLETGIKVIDLLCPFAKGGKVGLFGGAGVGKTVNMMELINNIAKAHSGLSVFAGVGERTREGNDFYHEMKDSNVLDKVAMVYGQMNEPPGNRLRVALTGLTMAEYFRDEKDESGKGRDVLFFVDNIYRYTLAGTEVSALLGRMPSAVGYQPTLAEEMGRLQERITSTQTGSITSIQAVYVPADDLTDPSPATTFAHLDATVVLSRDIASLGIYPAVDPLDSTSRQLDPMVLGQEHYDVARGVQSTLQKYKELRDIIAILGMDELSDEDKLTVMRARKIQRFLSQPFHVAEVFTGSPGKYVSLRDTIAGFKAILNGEYDHLPEQAFYMVGGIEEAVEKAKTLN
- a CDS encoding F0F1 ATP synthase subunit delta, with amino-acid sequence MAEFATIARPYAKALFNLAQEKNQIESWLGGLEELAAVVQNQKVISFLEQPEINTSEKVNVLAELVELKSDELKNFITVLAEQKRLPVLPEVYAQYQALTLSFNHTKSAVIYSAYPLTEDQLAELAEILKKRFDSKLQITTEVAPELIGGVKVEVGDQVLDLSVRGKLNALYATMTN
- the atpE gene encoding F0F1 ATP synthase subunit C, with the translated sequence MGLVAIACGLIVALGALGASIGIAMVGSKYLESSARQPELIGPLQTKLFLIAGLIDAAFLIGVAIALLFAFVKPFGA
- a CDS encoding F0F1 ATP synthase subunit B; the encoded protein is MNINATLFAQIIVFFGLVWFTMKFVWPPIAKALDERAAKIAEGLAAAERGKSDFEQAEKKVAELLAEGRNQVSEMVANAEKRAAKIVEEAKEQATVEAVRITAQAKADAQQEMNRAREVLREQVAALAVKGAESILRSEVDTSKHAQLLSALKQEL
- the atpB gene encoding F0F1 ATP synthase subunit A gives rise to the protein MAGDKITATDYITHHLQSLTSLSDVAKGQGLDNIADFSFINIDAIFFSVLLGVIGSFLLLRGARKATAGVPGRFQAAVEILFEFVDDMCKSIIHNEQSRKAIAPLGLTLFVWIFLMNAMDMLPVDLFPWLWQNIITGNHHALLRIVPTADLNTTLALAIGVLVICIFYNIKIKGIRGWIHELFSAPFGAKLAPANFLLNLVEFLSKTVSHGMRLFGNMYAGELVFLLIALLGGAWATSGSVEVLDPILFGFHILAGLAWAIFHILVITLQAFIFMALAFVYIGQAHDAH
- a CDS encoding F0F1 ATP synthase subunit epsilon — encoded protein: MSIMRVEVVSSEQNIYSGEASFVVVPTVQGELGIYPRHEPIMSLVRPGALRLTVPGEAEEVLVAVSGGVLEVQPNQLTVLADVAVRSSEMDRERAEAAKKAAETGISQAKDDKSLAEAHKALAAAIAQLKTLDYLRSHKNK
- the atpA gene encoding F0F1 ATP synthase subunit alpha, which codes for MQLNPAEISDLIKAKIENLSGNTEVRTRGTVISVTDGIVRIHGLSDAMQGEMLEFPGNTFGLAMNLERDSVGAVVLGEYEHIKEGDTVTCTGRILEVPVGRELVGRVVDALGRPIDGKGPINTSSTAPIEKIAPGVIARKSVDQPMQTGLKAIDSMVPIGRGQRELIIGDRQTGKTAVALDAIVNQKGTGVICIYVAIGQKASSIANVVRKLEEHGAMEHTIVVAATASEAAALQYIAPYAGCTMGEFFRDRGEDALIVYDDLSKQAVAYRQISLLLRRPPGREAYPGDVFYLHSRLLERAARVNEHEVEKLTNGEVKGKTGSLTALPIIETQAGDVSAFVPTNVISITDGQIFLETDLFNAGIRPAINAGISVSRVGGAAQTKVIKKLGGGIRLALAQYRELAAFSQFASDLDEATRKQLQHGEVVTELMKQKQFSTLDTAEMALTLWAINNGSYEDVPVSKALAFEAEFLSFVRTQHPGVLEAINASGAMSDESEKALTEAMNSFKSSYAYQA
- the atpG gene encoding F0F1 ATP synthase subunit gamma produces the protein MAVGKEILTKIRSVQNTQKITKAMQMVSTSKMRKTQERMRLARPYAEKVRTVMSHLARTHEDHGIKLLAPHRETRRVGFILITSDKGLCGGLNANVLKKFLAQVQEYQEQGIEVDVVCLGSKGLAACQNIGLNVIASAINLGDTPKMELLLGPLTEIFQRYEKHELDKIHLVYSCFVNTMRQEPRLEVLLPIGENVIEDEESYSSFSWEYRYEPSPVAVLEYLVRRYLESVVYQALSDNMASEQAARMVAMKAATDNAGNAIKELRLVYNKSRQAAITTELSEIVAGAAAV